A genomic window from Gammaproteobacteria bacterium includes:
- the mgtE gene encoding magnesium transporter gives MTPVSPSPDELTDTSPLDYVIGQLKAGDDAAVGAYLVRLHGAEISSLLESLPPELRQRLWALLPLEIRGEILTYLGDEVRGSIIGEMRHAEVVAATESMNVEDLAEVMEELPERVSEAVLESLDKDRRQRLEAALSFADGTAGRLMSADVISVRTDVTLAVVLRYLRRLKPLPQHTDALMVTDDYGTYLGKLTLTDTVSESPDALVADVMLPSADWVRAGASKHDVAVLFERRDLISMAVVDEYDKLLGRITVGNVVDIIVAKADKAFLASAGLVEDEDLFAAVIPSAKRRAVWLGINLLTVFMAAWVIGRFEAVLEEIVVLAVLMPIVASMGGIAGSQTLTLTIRGLALGQVSNANLRWLGNKELNVGILNGMIWAVVVAGVTLAWFQDTGIAIIIAAAMLLNLVAAALSGVMIPVLLSRMGIDPALSGAVVLTTVTDVVGFLSFLGLATLFLL, from the coding sequence ATGACACCGGTTAGCCCCAGCCCCGACGAACTGACGGATACCTCTCCGCTGGATTATGTCATCGGTCAATTAAAGGCCGGAGACGATGCGGCGGTCGGCGCCTATCTCGTGCGCCTGCATGGGGCCGAAATATCGAGTCTCCTGGAGTCACTGCCGCCGGAGCTGCGCCAGCGGCTCTGGGCACTGCTGCCGCTGGAAATCCGTGGCGAGATCCTTACCTATCTCGGCGATGAGGTGCGCGGCAGCATCATCGGGGAGATGCGACATGCCGAGGTGGTCGCGGCCACCGAAAGCATGAATGTGGAAGACCTTGCCGAGGTCATGGAGGAGCTGCCGGAGCGGGTCAGTGAGGCGGTTCTGGAGTCGCTGGACAAGGACCGGCGTCAGCGCCTGGAGGCCGCGCTGTCGTTTGCAGACGGCACCGCAGGGCGGCTGATGAGCGCCGATGTCATCAGCGTGCGCACCGACGTGACGCTTGCCGTGGTGCTGCGTTACCTCCGCCGCCTGAAGCCGCTGCCGCAGCATACCGATGCACTGATGGTGACCGATGACTACGGCACCTACCTGGGCAAATTGACGCTGACCGATACGGTGAGCGAATCCCCCGATGCCCTGGTGGCGGATGTCATGTTGCCGTCTGCCGACTGGGTGCGGGCCGGTGCCAGCAAGCATGATGTCGCGGTTCTGTTCGAACGCCGGGACCTGATCTCCATGGCGGTGGTGGATGAATACGATAAATTACTGGGGCGCATCACCGTCGGTAACGTGGTGGATATCATCGTCGCCAAAGCCGACAAGGCCTTTCTGGCCAGCGCGGGTCTGGTGGAGGATGAGGATCTTTTTGCCGCCGTTATTCCCAGCGCCAAACGCCGGGCCGTCTGGTTGGGCATCAATCTGCTCACGGTGTTTATGGCCGCCTGGGTGATCGGGCGGTTTGAGGCGGTGCTGGAGGAGATCGTCGTGCTGGCCGTATTGATGCCGATCGTGGCGAGCATGGGCGGCATCGCCGGCAGCCAGACCCTGACGCTGACGATTCGGGGCCTGGCCCTCGGACAGGTGAGTAATGCCAACCTGCGCTGGCTGGGCAACAAGGAACTCAACGTCGGGATCCTCAACGGCATGATCTGGGCGGTGGTGGTGGCCGGCGTCACCCTGGCCTGGTTTCAGGACACCGGCATCGCCATTATTATTGCCGCCGCCATGCTGCTTAACCTGGTGGCCGCCGCGCTCTCCGGGGTGATGATTCCGGTGCTGCTGTCGCGCATGGGCATCGACCCGGCGCTGTCCGGTGCCGTGGTGTTGACCACGGTCACCGATGTGGTGGGCTTTCTGAGTTTTCTCGGACTGGCAACGCTATTTCTCTTATGA
- a CDS encoding LysR family transcriptional regulator — MDTDQLKTFLEVSRTHHFGRAAQNLFLSQSAVSARIKGLEDQIGTPLFVRNRNDIQLTPAGHRLLSYSESILAAWNRAKHNVAIQDDMENLLAVAGMPSLWDITLQQWLQAMHQQRPGVVIHAEVHDAEAILSRLMEGTLDLGFVFEAPQMAKIETRQIATIPLIMVSSHAGITCEEAFRREYVLVDWGHTFSIYHARHFPDIAPPRIRLPLGRIALEYLLACGGSAYLAEPMVSNALAAGTLFRVDDAPVIERSAYALYARNAEQAELIEQSLALIV, encoded by the coding sequence GTGGATACCGATCAGCTAAAGACCTTTCTGGAAGTGAGTCGGACGCATCACTTTGGGCGTGCCGCCCAGAACCTTTTTCTCAGTCAGTCGGCGGTCAGCGCCCGCATCAAGGGACTGGAGGACCAGATCGGTACGCCGCTGTTTGTGCGTAATCGCAATGACATCCAGCTCACCCCTGCCGGCCACCGGCTGTTGAGTTATTCCGAGAGCATCCTGGCCGCCTGGAATCGCGCCAAACACAATGTCGCCATTCAGGATGATATGGAGAATCTGCTGGCGGTTGCCGGTATGCCAAGCCTGTGGGATATCACCCTGCAGCAGTGGTTGCAGGCGATGCACCAACAACGGCCTGGCGTGGTAATTCATGCCGAAGTGCATGATGCCGAAGCCATCCTGAGCCGGCTCATGGAGGGCACGCTGGATCTGGGTTTTGTCTTCGAGGCGCCGCAGATGGCGAAGATCGAAACCCGGCAGATCGCGACCATCCCGTTGATCATGGTCAGTTCACATGCGGGTATTACCTGTGAAGAGGCCTTTCGCCGGGAGTATGTCCTGGTGGACTGGGGGCACACCTTTTCTATCTATCATGCCCGGCACTTTCCCGATATTGCCCCACCGCGCATCCGCCTGCCCTTGGGTCGGATTGCGCTGGAGTATCTGTTGGCCTGTGGCGGTTCCGCCTATCTGGCCGAGCCGATGGTCAGCAATGCACTCGCCGCCGGCACGCTGTTTCGAGTGGATGACGCACCGGTCATTGAGCGCTCGGCCTATGCGCTGTACGCCAGGAACGCGGAGCAGGCCGAACTGATCGAGCAGTCCCTGGCGTTGATCGTTTAG